In one Mustela lutreola isolate mMusLut2 chromosome 8, mMusLut2.pri, whole genome shotgun sequence genomic region, the following are encoded:
- the SMIM41 gene encoding small integral membrane protein 41 — protein sequence MNSSQAGASPPATWLSSCCNQSGEPLEPPEGPRVVQAAVLGVLSLLVLCGVLFLGGGLLLRAQGLMAMLVRERRASREAEPSSASGGEDDS from the coding sequence ATGAACAGCTCCCAAGCGGGCGCTTCGCCCCCCGCCACCTGGCTGAGCTCTTGCTGCAACCAGTCCGGGGAGCCGCTGGAGCCCCCCGAGGGGCCGCGCGTCGTGCAGGCGGCGGTGCTGGGAGTGCTGTCGCTGCTCGTGCTCTGCGGGGTCCTGTTCCTGGGCGGTGGCCTCCTCCTCCGCGCCCAGGGCCTGATGGCGATGCTGGTCCGCGAGCGGCGCGCGTCCCGCGAGGCCGAGCCCAGCAGTGCCAGCGGAGGCGAGGACGACTCCTAG
- the ATG101 gene encoding autophagy-related protein 101, with the protein MNCRSEVLEVSVEGRQVEEAMLAVLHTVLLHRSTGKFHYKKEGTYSIGTVGTQDVDCDFIDFTYVRVSSEELDRALRKVVGEFKDALRNSGGDGLGQMSLEFYQKKKSRWPFSDECIPWEVWTVKVHVVALATEQERQICREKVGEKLCEKVINIVEVMNRHEYLPKMPTQSEVDNVFDTGLRDVQPYLYKISFQITDALGTSVTTTMRRLIKDTLAL; encoded by the exons ATGAACTGTCGCTCAGAGGTGCTGGAGGTGTCAGTGGAGGGGCGGCAGGTGGAGGAGGCCATGCTGGCCGTGCTGCACACGGTGCTCCTGCATCGAAGCACCGGCAAGTTCCACTACAAGAAGGAGGGCACCTACTCCATCGGCACCGTGGGCACCCAGGATGTGGACTGTGACTTCATCGACTTCACCTACGTTCGGGTCTCCTCAGAGGAGCTGGACCGTGCCCTGCGCAAGGTTGTCGGGGAATTCAAG GATGCGCTGCGCAACTCTGGAGGTGATGGGCTGGGGCAGATGTCCCTGGAGTTCTACCAGAAGAAGAAGTCACGCTGGCCTTTCTCGGATGAGTGCATCCCCTGGGAAGTGTGGACAGTGAAGGTGCATGTGGTCGCCCTGGCCACAGAGCAGGAGCGGCAGATCTGCCGGGAGAAGGTGGGCGAGAAGCTCTGTGAGAAGGTCATCAACATTGTGGAGGTCATGAACCGGCACGAGTACCTGCCTAAGATGCCCACGCAGTCGGAGGTGGACAATGTGTTCGACACGGGCTTGCGGGATGTGCAGCCCTACCTATACAAGATCTCCTTCCAGATCACTGATGCCCTGGGCACCTCGGTCACCACCACCATGCGCAGGCTCATCAAAGACACCCTTGCCCTCTAG